CCGAGAAATTGCTGGAGAAATTGCAGGACGGCAAGTCGATTGCCCTGATCTCCGATGCCGGTACTCCCGGTATCAGCGACCCCGGCTACCGTATCGTCGTCGCCTGTCGCAACGCCAACCTGCCGGTTGTCGCTATCCCCGGCCCCTCGGCGGTGATCAGCGCCCTGGCGATTTCCGGTCTGCCGACCGACGCCTTTGTCTTCGCCGGCTTCCTCCCCGCCAAGAGTACGGCGCGCAGGGAAGCTTTGACGCGACTGCGCGCCGAGCAGCGCACGACGCTCTTTTATGAAGCGCCGCACCGTCTCGGCGAGGCCCTGGCGGAGATCGTCGAGGAACTCGGGGCGGAGCGTGCGGTGGCGGTGGCACGGGAGTTGACCAAGATACACGAGGAGTTGGTGCGGGGGAGAGCAGAGGAGGTACAGCAGCACTTCGCTACTCGGGAGATCAAGGGGGAGATCGTCCTCCTTATCGGCCCGGCGACTGCGGCAGAGACACCGACTGTGACGGTCAAGGAGGCGCTGGCGCAGCTTCTCGCCGAAGGGATGCTGCTGCGCGCCGCTGTTAAACAGGTGGCCAAGGCTTACGGGCTACCGGGGGATGAGGTTTACAAGGAAGCGTTGTCGCTTCGGGCTGCTGACGAAGAGTAGCTTACTCCGGCTGACGATTCCGGTGGATTTTCCCGTCCGGCAGGCTGGCGCGGGGATGGCCGGGGAGGCGTTGGCTCGGCTGGCCGATGCCGATGATGCAGTCGACGTTCCACGCTTCCGGCAGATTGAGGATCTCCCGGACATTCGCCTCTGCACTGTGGCCGTTAGCATCGCTGCGCAGTCGCATCTGTGCCCAGCAACTCCCCAGCCCTATCGATTCTGCGGTCAGCTGCAGGATAATGGCGGCAATAGCACAATCCTCCACCCAGACATCGCTCACGGCCGGATCGGCGCAGATCGCCACCGCCAAAGGTGCGTTTTCCAGGAATTCAGCGCCATGCGCCTTAGCTTTGGAGAGCTGAGTGAGGAGTTGCGGATCGTCAACCACCACGAAATGCCAGGGGTTGCGCCCCCGTGATGTCGGGGCACGGAGGAGCGCTTCAGTCAGCTGGGCGAGCTGTTCCGGTCTGATCGGATTGGATTTAAACTGGCGAATACTGCGCCGTTGTTGCAAGAGCTCCATAAACATATTGTCCTCCTTATCGGCTTACCTTAAACTCGCTGAATTCTCCGCTTGCCGCCTGCCACTCGATCATCAGACCATCAACCCGCGCCCAGACCGGACCGTGCTGGCACCAGTCGATGAGTTGCTGCGCGGCTTCTTTGGGCCCTTCAATCACCACCTCAACGCTGCCGTCAGGGCGATTGCGCACCCAACCGGTCAGGCCGAGGGTGTCAGCTTCAGATTTAGTCGAAGAGCGAAAATTGACCCCCTGTACCTGTCCCGTCACCTGCAGTGTCGCTCGTATCATCACCATCCTCCAGTTTTTTGAGGAGCTCTTCAAATTCCTCTTCGCTGAGCACCGTCACTCCGAGTTCCCGCGCTTTATCCAATTTGCTCCCGGCCTCGTCACCGGCGATAACGTAGTCGGTCTTCTTGCTCACCGAACCACTCGCCCGCCCACCGCGGCGTTCGACCAACTCCTGCGCTTCCTTCCGCCCGAAACGGCTCATCGCGCCGGTGAAGACAAAGATCCTGCCGGCCAGGGGGCCGCCGCTCCGTTTAACCTCTGCCCCTGGCGACACGCCGGCGGCGAGGAGTTGATCGAGGATTTCCCGGTTACGCGGGGCCGTGAAGAAGTTGACGACACTCTGCGCGACCTGCGGTCCGACTTCGTGGATGGCGCAGAGTTCATCGAAGCTGGCGCGTTCGAGGGCAGGGAGGGAGCCGAACTGTTGGGCCAGAACCTTGGCGAGGTGAACGCCGACATGACGGATGCCGAGGCCGAAGAGGAGGCGGGGAAGGGGACGGGTTTTACTTTGAGCGATGGCCGCCAAGAGATTCTCGGCAAGTTTTTCTCCCATCCTCTCAAAGCGGAAGAGGTCCGCTTGAGTCAGCTTGTAAAGATCGGCGACGTTTGACACCAGTCCGAGGTTCAGGAGCTGTTCGACGTAGCGCTCTCCCAGTCCTTCGATATCCATAGCGTTGCGAGAGGCATAGTGGATGAGTGCCTCCTTGAGCTGGGCCGGGCAGGCAAGTCCTTGACAGCGGGGGATTACCTCCCCTTCTAATTTGCTGACGGGGGAACCACATTCGGGGCAGCTGTCCGGCAACTGGACGAAAACTTCGCTACCGTTGCGCTTTTCGGCCAATACCTGCACGACATCAGGGATAACGTCGCCGGCGCGTTCGACCACCACCTGATCGCCGATGCGTACGTCGAGGCGGGCGATTTCGTCCCAGTTATGGAGTGAGGCGCGGCTGACGATGACGCCGCTGACCTCGACCGGGGAAAGGATCGCCACCGGCGTAATCGCACCGGTACGACCGACTTGAAGCTGGATGTCAACGACGGTGGTGACCGCCTGACGGGGGGGGAATTTGAAAGCAATGGCCCAACGGGGCGAACGGCTCTTTTCGCCGAGATCGCGCTGCAGGGACAGGTCGTTGACCTTGACGACCATGCCGTCGATCTCGTAGGGGAGTTCTTCGCGCCGGGCGATGAGATCATGGTAGCAGGCGATAACCTCCGCCGGACCGCGCACTAGTTTGGTTTCCGCAAGGTTGACGCGCAGGCCGAAGTCGCGCAGTGCTTGCAGCGTGGAAAAATGGTTGGTCGGGAGTTGGCCAGCCATGGCGCCAAGACCGTAGCAGAAGATCGTCAGCGGTCGTTTAGCGGTGATGCGGGAGTCGAGTTGTCGCAGCGACCCAGCTGCGGCATTACGGGGGTTGGCAAAGGGGGGAGCGCCGCTCTCTTCCAGTTCACGATTCCATTTCTGGAAGGATTCCTTGTCAATATAGACCTCGCCACGGACCTCCAGAAGTTCCGGAAAATCTCCAATCAGGCGTAAGGGGATACTGGAAATAGTGCGGAGATTTTCGATAATCTGTTCGCCGACAATGCCGTCGCCGCGGGTGGCGCCATTAATCAGGACGCCTTTTTCATAGATCAATTCGACGGCGAGTCCGTCAAGTTTGACTTCACAGACATACTCTATCTCTTCAAATCGTCCCCCTTCTTTTTTGATACGATTGTCAAAGTCGTAAAGTTCGGTTTCGTTGCGGGCATTGTCGAGAGAGAGCATCGGCACGGTGTGGCGATAAGGTGAAAATTTATCAAGAGGTGGAGCACCGACACGTTGTGTGGGTGAGTCCGGGCTGATCAGGTCGGGAAAAACTTTTTCGAGTTGGCTCAGTTCGTTGATGAGCAGATCATATTGACTGTCGCTGATCTCCGGCTGATCAAGGGCGTAATAAAGGTAGCTGTGGCGGCGCAGGATTGTACAGAGTTCGGCATGACGACTGGCGGCTTCCTCGTGATCCATCGGTAGCGCTCCTGCAAGGGGGAATTGGCACCGATATATAGCATAGCCGCAAGGTGTCGACAAGATTGTCATTTGTGAAAATTTAGTCTAATATCCGGACATTTCCACTAGTTCAGGAGTGTAGTGCCATATGTCAACGGAACAACTCTTTCATTTATTAGGTCTCGGCCTCCTTTTACTCTTCTCGGCCTTCTTCTCCGGCTCGGAGACAGCACTCTTTGCTCTCGATCGCATGCGGTTGAACTATCTGGTGCAGAAGAAGCGGCGTCATGCCGAGAAGCTCGAAGAACTTCTTAGCCAGCCAGAGCGACTTCTCGGTACTCTGTTAGTCAGCAATAATGTCATCAATATTGCGCTCTCGGTTTTTGCGACAACTTTTCTGGTCGGTATATTCGGCGAGAAAAATAGTGAGTTTCTGACAATATTAATTCTTACACCGCTACTCCTTATCTTCGGTGAAGTCACTCCCAAAACTTATGCGGCGCGGCGTGCGGAATCAGTTGCATTCGCCGTCCTGCCGGTTATTCGTTTCTGTATGCTTTTGCTCAAACCTCTTGTCTGGGTCGTAAGTGGCCTCTCGCGTTTGGTTATGCGGTGCCTGGGTCGGGAAGCGGGTCGGTCTGTGATCTCTGAAGATGAAATCAGGACGATCCTTACCAGTGGAGAACAATCCGGTGCTGTTGCGCAGGAAAAGCATTTGATGCTACACGGCGTTTTCGATTTGTCTCATATTCAGGTGCGCGATGTCATGGTTCCCCGACCTGAAATTGTCGGAATCGAGATAAAAACACCTTTTCCCGACCTGCTCCGTTTGATTCAAAATGCTCCCCATTCCCGTTTCCCGGTCTACGATGAACATCTCGATAAAATTGTCGGCGTGATTCACGCCAAGGACATTCTCCGTTATGTCGACCGTCCTGACGAGTTTTGTCTGCAGGAGCGGGTGCGCCCGCCTTACTTTGTTCCGGAATCGAAACGGATTGAAACACTGCTGCAATCCTTCCGGCGTTTGCGGATGCACATGGCCATCGTCGTCGATGAATATGGTGCTGTGGAAGGTCTGGTGACGATGGAAGATATCGTTGAACAGATCGTCGGTGAAATTGATGATGAATACGACATCGCCGAAATTGCTTTTCAGGAGATCTCACCGCGACATTATCTGATCGTCGGTGGGGAGTCTGTCCGCAGTGTTAACAAGCGCTTTGCTCTGGAGTTGTCGGAAGAACATGTGACGACCATGGCCGGTTTCCTGCTGCGGCAATTCGGAACGATTCCAGCCGAGGGGGCGCACTGTTCGGCGCAGGGGGTGACCTTTGTAGTGCGGAGGGTCGGGGGACGACGGATTGAAGAGATTGAACTGATTCTGCCGGAGGGGGATAAATCTTTGGATCGTGACTAAAGAGAGAAGTAGAAAGTAGCCCCTTCACGTTTTTTCCCCTCCGCCCAGATACGTCCGCCATGGCGGTGAATAATTTGCTGCGCTGTCGTCAGTCCTACGCCATTTCCTTCAAATTCCTCTTGTGTATGGAGGCGATGGAAGGGGCGAAAGAGTTGATCCGCTTTCTCCATATCAAAGCCGGCCCCATTGTCGCGGACAAAACAGCATTCAACGCCATCACGAACCTGGCGGCCAAACTCGATGACCGGATCTTGGGTGTTGCGGGTGTATTTCCAGGCATTCCCCAATAGATTCTCCAGCACGGAGCGGATCAGGTGCGGATCCCCTTGGCAGATGATCTTGTCGGCAATCACATAGTGAATGGACCGGTTGGGGGCGTTGGCCCTCTGCGTCGCGACAATCTCGTTTGTCATCAGACTTAAATTGATCGTCTCCAGCTTCATCTCCCTTTGTGCGTGGTGTGCCATCTGTAGCATGGCGTCAAGAAGTTGGTCCATCCGTTCACCGGCCACAATAATCTGTTCAAGTAAGTAAACTCCGGTTTCATCAAGTTGCGAAGAGTAAATGTCGTGAAGAACTTGAGACGAACCGTAAATGATGGTCAACGGCGTCTTCAGGTCGTGCGACAGGGAATAGCTGAAGGCTTTCAAGTCATGGTTCAAGGCGCTGAGTTCTTGTGTCTTTTGCCGGAGTACTTCGTTTAGGGTAAGGATGCTCTGTTCCGTCTCCTTCCGTTTGGTGATATTCCTTACGGATTCAATGCCGGCTACGATCTTTCCCGAACTGTCACATAGTGGAGTGGAGATAATTTCAACATGAATAATTTCATCCCGCACCAGCGCGGCTGATT
This genomic stretch from Deltaproteobacteria bacterium HGW-Deltaproteobacteria-4 harbors:
- the rsmI gene encoding 16S rRNA (cytidine(1402)-2'-O)-methyltransferase codes for the protein MSESHSGTLYLVATPIGNLEDITLRALRILKEVDLIACEDTRHSRKLLNHYGISTSLTAYHQHNEEPKAEKLLEKLQDGKSIALISDAGTPGISDPGYRIVVACRNANLPVVAIPGPSAVISALAISGLPTDAFVFAGFLPAKSTARREALTRLRAEQRTTLFYEAPHRLGEALAEIVEELGAERAVAVARELTKIHEELVRGRAEEVQQHFATREIKGEIVLLIGPATAAETPTVTVKEALAQLLAEGMLLRAAVKQVAKAYGLPGDEVYKEALSLRAADEE
- a CDS encoding NAD(P)H-dependent dehydrogenase/reductase; protein product: MFMELLQQRRSIRQFKSNPIRPEQLAQLTEALLRAPTSRGRNPWHFVVVDDPQLLTQLSKAKAHGAEFLENAPLAVAICADPAVSDVWVEDCAIAAIILQLTAESIGLGSCWAQMRLRSDANGHSAEANVREILNLPEAWNVDCIIGIGQPSQRLPGHPRASLPDGKIHRNRQPE
- a CDS encoding acylphosphatase, which encodes MVMIRATLQVTGQVQGVNFRSSTKSEADTLGLTGWVRNRPDGSVEVVIEGPKEAAQQLIDWCQHGPVWARVDGLMIEWQAASGEFSEFKVSR
- a CDS encoding DNA ligase (NAD(+)) LigA — encoded protein: MDHEEAASRHAELCTILRRHSYLYYALDQPEISDSQYDLLINELSQLEKVFPDLISPDSPTQRVGAPPLDKFSPYRHTVPMLSLDNARNETELYDFDNRIKKEGGRFEEIEYVCEVKLDGLAVELIYEKGVLINGATRGDGIVGEQIIENLRTISSIPLRLIGDFPELLEVRGEVYIDKESFQKWNRELEESGAPPFANPRNAAAGSLRQLDSRITAKRPLTIFCYGLGAMAGQLPTNHFSTLQALRDFGLRVNLAETKLVRGPAEVIACYHDLIARREELPYEIDGMVVKVNDLSLQRDLGEKSRSPRWAIAFKFPPRQAVTTVVDIQLQVGRTGAITPVAILSPVEVSGVIVSRASLHNWDEIARLDVRIGDQVVVERAGDVIPDVVQVLAEKRNGSEVFVQLPDSCPECGSPVSKLEGEVIPRCQGLACPAQLKEALIHYASRNAMDIEGLGERYVEQLLNLGLVSNVADLYKLTQADLFRFERMGEKLAENLLAAIAQSKTRPLPRLLFGLGIRHVGVHLAKVLAQQFGSLPALERASFDELCAIHEVGPQVAQSVVNFFTAPRNREILDQLLAAGVSPGAEVKRSGGPLAGRIFVFTGAMSRFGRKEAQELVERRGGRASGSVSKKTDYVIAGDEAGSKLDKARELGVTVLSEEEFEELLKKLEDGDDTSDTAGDGTGTGGQFSLFD
- a CDS encoding transporter — its product is MSTEQLFHLLGLGLLLLFSAFFSGSETALFALDRMRLNYLVQKKRRHAEKLEELLSQPERLLGTLLVSNNVINIALSVFATTFLVGIFGEKNSEFLTILILTPLLLIFGEVTPKTYAARRAESVAFAVLPVIRFCMLLLKPLVWVVSGLSRLVMRCLGREAGRSVISEDEIRTILTSGEQSGAVAQEKHLMLHGVFDLSHIQVRDVMVPRPEIVGIEIKTPFPDLLRLIQNAPHSRFPVYDEHLDKIVGVIHAKDILRYVDRPDEFCLQERVRPPYFVPESKRIETLLQSFRRLRMHMAIVVDEYGAVEGLVTMEDIVEQIVGEIDDEYDIAEIAFQEISPRHYLIVGGESVRSVNKRFALELSEEHVTTMAGFLLRQFGTIPAEGAHCSAQGVTFVVRRVGGRRIEEIELILPEGDKSLDRD
- a CDS encoding histidine kinase, with amino-acid sequence MAEVIRFFIFDLHMERHYMNGGNKEKKKSQNAQNQGILLVFLGLCGVLFAFVGEALIDMVFEGGTFFQVFLSPSPQKMAIRALFSGTLILFILYIASIWRKRDLLENSLQEALEVACIEKNKSEAILEVIGDAISIQDLKLNILYQNRAHLDLMGNHLGEACYSAYQKRETACGDCHLLQSYEDGLPHRRESAALVRDEIIHVEIISTPLCDSSGKIVAGIESVRNITKRKETEQSILTLNEVLRQKTQELSALNHDLKAFSYSLSHDLKTPLTIIYGSSQVLHDIYSSQLDETGVYLLEQIIVAGERMDQLLDAMLQMAHHAQREMKLETINLSLMTNEIVATQRANAPNRSIHYVIADKIICQGDPHLIRSVLENLLGNAWKYTRNTQDPVIEFGRQVRDGVECCFVRDNGAGFDMEKADQLFRPFHRLHTQEEFEGNGVGLTTAQQIIHRHGGRIWAEGKKREGATFYFSL